Sequence from the bacterium genome:
AAGGTGTATGAAAATGCTCTGATGATAGAGTTCAGAAGGGAATCCATAAAGGCAGTTGCTCAGTCCCCGATCAAAGTAAAATATGAAAACGAAATAGTCGGTGAATACTTTTCCGATATTTTAGTTGACGATAAAATTATCATTGAAATCAAAGCGGTATCATTATTAATCAAAGAACATGAGGCACAGTTACTGAATTACTTGAAAGCAACCGATATAGAGGTAGGTTTGCTGGTAAACTTCGGGCCAAAATTAGAATTCAAGCGCAAAATCTATGATAATGACAAGAAAATAGTTAAAAACAAAACAACTTCCTAACAAAAATATCCAAAGGCATCTGGTTTGGTGTCTGATTCAAGTAAATTCCTGCTATAAGATAAGGAATAGTAAAAGAAATCCGTGAAAATCCGTGTCCTATAAAAAACCAAGGAGCAAAGTGAGCGATATAGAGATCATCCAAGACAAATGCGTGGGCTGCGGAGCCTGCCTGTCATCCTGCCCCTACGGGGCCATCAGCTTAAAGGACAACCTGGCGGTCATAGACGACGACAAGTGCACCCTGTGCGGGGCCTGCGT
This genomic interval carries:
- a CDS encoding GxxExxY protein, whose product is MNTVSTLKHQELSDKIIAVFFKVYNTLGYGFLEKVYENALMIEFRRESIKAVAQSPIKVKYENEIVGEYFSDILVDDKIIIEIKAVSLLIKEHEAQLLNYLKATDIEVGLLVNFGPKLEFKRKIYDNDKKIVKNKTTS